The Nerophis lumbriciformis linkage group LG07, RoL_Nlum_v2.1, whole genome shotgun sequence genome window below encodes:
- the nktr gene encoding NK-tumor recognition protein isoform X3, which translates to MAPHLDGVHVVFGLVISGFEVIKKIEGLKTDSASRPYADVRVVDCGQLITKSANDVLEGKRMRASHSADSSLNSVDTSSQSSTSVESDSSEKPQCRKNKRPGKSRRPKKRRRLTKRENNVDVESSKQSSHKPLKEEMGDADVEGEKDQVGKREKPVVRPEEIPPVPENRFLLRRDVPGQESKAEIVEKQEASLPAEQMPAVSKSGRKIRGRGTIRYHTPTRSKSWSASVEERGSSETPPHWKEEMMRTKAYQPPSVERWSKGDRWDDRSDSAWSRSSERSSDRSSERSSPQRQPKKEKKKGKHKKKAKKHKHGKKKSSKSKPQEVVTSEAERRPSSRRSKSRTSRSPSRSSSSQRYARRQSSVSRSYSRSRISSRSRSRARSYIRSRSYSRSRSLSQSRSRSQTRSRSRSYSRSRSRSRSRHGSRSVSPNRRKSLSRSPRKRKSIESKADATAGKISEGKVTSSSRLPTVPPLESVPVIPMSDSPPPSRWKPGQKPWKPSYIHIHESKAQISLQNISSTEQTVEEKAPSSVLENRLTGDAEVDGAHKPTQDSPSRSSRSKSRSRSYSRSRSRNSSKSRSHHSRSSTPSESNFKHSHKTRSSKKKATDKEWKKYYNSLKKIKNIDNYFSLSTTQERETGTGCEPSPVDVSKGINEPCSSLQEQTKNSSSGLEEDLNNRSGWDSDSDKVSLSNTANLTKHQNQAFSSISGKKTSGLTGWNSDSDQETITARALALSEKEEGEASSESDCETSKKTTEATAVEVPATSHPSDVCPQEAEHEKHKSKKKSKRKHKHKSRETKTASHHAKDKSKRSKKKRQKLKETFHWQPPLEFGEEDDEEESKRERRSPMTAANEETKVDLRSVKEPHVTSLNKNPNREESRGQLRVKEQNKNSKLSEPLHQASNRNSCNKEQHSMEDMDICTPEHETVIEASTTPNSLNKTPEITLKNTSHLPAKASKEAQHHQLQGPEQSTVTATTAHGLKAEAEPGKPPGTNVSFKWRPLKGTSSLQNVNTALLEAKHMLVQQSPSSNTQGVRMEIKSTSRVRPGSLFDEVRKTVRLNRRPRNQESSGEDSSPSVGITGDDSLRTSRSVTRRSRSASSQRSRTRDWSHSYSRSRSRSRSSSYCSRDRSRSRRRHGRGRSRSSTYRSYRSHSRTYSRSHSRSRSYYHRSRRSRSESSDSYSSRSRSASRRRGRRRSKSYRSSDRRSRSSRSSTRSSSRRSHSSRYS; encoded by the exons ATGGCGCCTCATCTCGACGG AGTCCACGTCGTCTTCGGTCTCGTCATCTCCGGTTTTGAGGTGATCAAAAAGATCGAGGGGCTGAAGACTGACTCGGCGAGCCGACCGTACGCTGACGTGAGAGTGGTGGACTGTGGACAGCTGATTACCAAGTCGGCTAATGATG TCCTCGAAGGCAAAAGGATGAGAGCTTCTCATTCTGCGGACTCCTCCCTCAATTCCGTGGACACTTCATCCCAAAGCTCCACCTCCGTGGAGTCTGACAGCTCGGAAAAGCCCCAATGTCGTAAGAATAAGAGACCTGGCAAAAGTAGGAGGCCCAAAAAGAGGAGGAGGCTGACAAAGAGGGAGAATAATGTTGATGTTGAATCTTCGAAACAAAG CTCACACAAGCCTTTAAAAGAAGAAATGGGAGACGCCGATGTGGAAGGAGAGAAAGACCAAGTTGGGAAGAGAGAAAAGCCCGTAGTTCGACCAGAGGAGATCCCGCCTGTGCCTGAGAACCGCTTTCTGCTCCGACGGGATGTTCCAGGCCAGGAGAGCAAAGCAGAGAT TGTTGAGAAACAAGAAGCTTCTCTCCCAGCGGAACAGATGCCTGCGGTCTCCAAGTCTGGACGCAAGATCAGAGGCAGAGGAACAATC AGGTATCACACTCCCACCAGGTCTAAATCTTGGTCCGCTTCAGTGGAAGAGCGTGGCAGCAGTGAAACTCCGCCCCACTGGAAGGAGGAGATGATGCGGACTAAAGCCTATCAACCTCCCAGTGTGGAGAGATGGAGCAAAGGGGACCG ATGGGACGACCGAAGCGACTCTGCGTGGTCCAGGTCGTCTGAGCGCTCATCCGACCGCAGCTCTGAGCGGTCCAGCCCACAGCGCCAAcctaagaaggagaagaagaaaggcaaacacaaaaagaaggcgAAAAAACATAAACATGGCAAGAAGAAGAGTTCCAAGAGCAAACCTCAAGAGGTTGTTACGTCAGAGGCGGAAAGGAGGCCATCTTCAAGAAGGTCCAAATCCAGAACCTCCCGCTCTCCATCTCGTTCCTCTTCAAGTCAGCGTTACGCCAGACGTCAGTCCTCTGTGTCGCGATCTTACTCCAGATCCCGAATATCCAGTCGATCCAGATCACGGGCGAGGTCTTATATAAGATCCAGATCTTATTCAAGATCAAGGAGCCTGTCTCAGTCTAGAAGTCGTTCTCAGACTCGATCTAGATCACGTTCCTATTCTCGATCCAGGTCCAGATCAAGGTCCAGACATGGGTCCAGGTCAGTGAGTCCAAACAGGAGAAAGAGTTTATCCAGATCTCCAAGAAAGCGGAAATCCATCGAGTCCAAAGCAGACGCCACAGCAGGGAAGATATCAGAGGGTAAAGTCACATCGTCATCTCGACTCCCGACTGTACCGCCTTTAGAAAGTGTCCCTGTGATCCCCATGAGCGACAGTCCTCCCCCGTCTCGCTGGAAGCCAGGTCAAAAGCCCTGGAAGCCTTCCTACATCCATATTCATGAAAGCAAAGCCCAAATatctttacagaatatttcctccACGGAACAAACAGTTGAAGAGAAAGCCCCGAGTTCAGTTCTGGAAAATCGTCTGACTGGTGACGCAGAAGTCGATGGAGCACACAAACCCACACAGGACTCACCCAGCAGGTCCTCCAGAAGCAAGTCCCGCAGCCGTTCATACAGTCGCTCTAGAAGCAGGAATTCCAGCAAGTCCAGGTCCCATCACAGCAGATCTTCCACACCCAGCGAATCAAACTTTAAACACTCACACAAGACGAGGAGCAGCAAGAAGAAAGCCACTGACAAGGAGTGGAAAAAGTATTACAATTCTCTGAAGAAGATAAAGAATATAGACAATTACTTTTCACTGTCCACCACTCAAGAAAGGGAAACAGGAACAGGCTGTGAGCCAAGTCCTGTTGACGTCTCCAAGGGAATTAATGAGCCGTGCAGTTCTCTGCAGGAACAGACAAAAAACAGCAGCTCAGGGCTGGAGGAGGACTTGAATAACAGGTCTGGATGGGACAGCGATAGTGATAAAGTCAGCCTCAGCAACACTGCTAATCTAACCAAACATCAGAACCAAGCATTCAGTAGCATATCGGGCAAGAAGACTTCAGGCCTAACTGGGTGGAATTCTGATAGTGACCAAGAAACCATAACCGCCAGGGCACTGGCTCTGTCTGAAAAAGAGGAAGGAGAAGCCAGCTCTGAATCTGACTGTGAAACTTCCAAAAAGACCACTGAGGCCACGGCAGTTGAAGTTCCTGCAACTTCTCATCCGTCAGACGTCTGTCCACAGGAAGCTGAACATGAGAAGCACAAGAGCAAGAAGAAGTCCAAACGGAAGCACAAACATAAGAGCAGAGAGACCAAGACTGCTTCCCATCATGCAAAGGACAAGAGCAAACGATCCAAGAAGAAACGTCAGAAGCTCAAAGAGACTTTTCACTGGCAGCCGCCTTTAGAGTTTGGAGAGGAGGACGATGAAGAGGAATCAAAGCGAGAGAGACGCAGCCCGATGACAGCTGCCAATGAAGAAACCAAGGTGGACCTGAGGAGtgttaaagagccgcatgtgaccTCTCTCAACAAGAACCCAAATCGAGAAGAAAGCAGGGGGCAGCTGAGGGTGAAAGAACAGAACAAAAACTCCAAACTATCTGAACCTCTTCATCAGGCGTCCAACAGAAATAGTTGTAACAAAGAGCAGCACTCTATGGAGGACATGGACATTTGTACTCCTGAGCATGAAACCGTCATTGAAGCTTCAACTACACCTAATTCCTTGAATAAAACCCCTGAAATAACCCTCAAAAACACTTCTCATCTGCCTGCCAAAGCCAGTAAAGAAGCCCAACATCATCAGCTGCAAGGCCCAGAACAATCTACCGTTACCGCGACAACAGCCCACGGACTCAAAGCTGAAGCGGAGCCGGGAAAACCTCCAGGCACCAATGTTAGCTTCAAGTGGAGGCCTTTGAAAGGAACGTCTTCTCTGCAGAACGTCAACACAGCTTTGCTGGAAGCCAAACACATGCTAGTGCAGCAGAGCCCCTCGTCAAACACGCAGGGAGTGAGGATGGAGATCAAGAGCACCAGCCGGGTGCGACCCGGTTCGCTCTTCGACGAAGTCCGCAAGACTGTGCGGCTCAACCGGAGGCCGAGGAACCAGGAGAGCTCCGGCGAGGACAGCTCCCCTTCTGTGGGAATAACCGGGGATGACTCCCTGAGGACGTCCAGGTCGGTCACCCGGCGATCTCGCTCCGCTTCCAGCCAGCGCTCCCGCACAAGAGACTGGTCGCACTCCTACAGCAGGTCCAGGAGTCGATCGCGAAGCTCCAGCTACTGCTCCAG GGATCGCAGCAGGAGTCGAAGGAGACACGGCAGGGGACGCTCCCGCAGCAGCACATACAGAAGTTACAGAAGTCACAG TCGGACGTACAGTAGGAGTCACTCCAGGAGTCGCTCCTATTATCACCGCAGCAGACGATCCAG GTCCGAGTCCTCCGACAGCTATTCCAGTCGTAGTCGCAGCGCGAGCAGGCGTCGAGGGCGGCGCCGGAGCAAAAGCTACAGGAGTTCGGACCGCAGATCTCG GTCCTCACGCTCCTCCACTCGCAGTTCTTCACGTCGCAGTCACAGCAGTCGTTACAGCTGA